One part of the Trypanosoma brucei brucei TREU927 chromosome 4, complete sequence genome encodes these proteins:
- a CDS encoding amino acid transporter, putative → MTEGLGEDKSAISHEPTAFEQRVHDEALERSRRVAKRRNPDNAFMKALHKIIPYGGIVSSSFNLASTTVGAGIVALPVAFQMSGIVMSTIYLIVVAIMVVYSFALLTSVGERTGLRSYEQLTRTLLGRGADYMAALCMWSLCFGGEVSYVISIRDAIETFVKSSDATSEGLRSESSIRLLTVAIWFFFMLPLCLPKEINSLRVLSASAIVFVLFFVICIIINSGHFLAVNGMRDDIIYFQSGNASINGLGIFLFVYVSQVNCFEVYEEMYKPSVRRMTVSAMAGALMSFCLYFLAGLFGYLQFGSEVNSSILKMYNPLTDVKMGVAYVGIMFKICVGYGLHMFPCRDAVYHVIGISVHTVAWWKNALFCCAMAVASLIAGLFIPDIRMVFGLVGGLSGGFIGYVFPSLMFMYAGGFSVAGVGWGHYLGAYALLFAGVIAITFGTVTAVYDVIV, encoded by the coding sequence ATGACGGAAGGACTAGGCGAAGATAAATCCGCGATTTCTCACGAGCCTACGGCCTTTGAGCAACGGGTCCATGATGAAGCCCTCGAGCGATCACGCCGAGTCGCCAAGCGCCGCAATCCCGATAATGCGTTCATGAAAGCTCTGCACAAAATCATCCCGTACGGCGGCATTGTATCATCTTCTTTCAATCTCGCAAGCACAACAGTTGGTGCTGGGATTGTGGCGCTCCCCGTCGCTTTTCAGATGTCTGGCATCGTTATGAGTACAATATACCTCATTGTTGTTGCCATCATGGTTGTGTATTCCTTCGCTCTTTTGACTAGTGTTGGGGAGCGCACTGGATTGAGGAGTTATGAGCAATTGACGCGCACTCTTCTCGGTCGCGGTGCGGACTACATGGCAGCCTTATGTATGTGGTCGCTATGTTTTGGTGGTGAGGTGTCGTATGTCATATCCATTCGCGATGCCATCGAAACATTTGTGAAAAGCTCCGACGCTACATCGGAGGGCCTGAGATCAGAATCATCGATCCGGCTCTTGACGGTGGCAATTTGGTTTTTCTTCATGCTGCCACTCTGTTTGCCGAAGGAAATTAACTCGCTACGAGTGCTCTCAGCATCGGCTATCGTGTTTGTTCTCTTCTTCGTGATCTGCATTATCATTAACAGTGGTCACTTCCTCGCAGTCAACGGCATGCGGGACGATATCATTTATTTCCAGAGTGGAAATGCCAGCATCAATGGTTTGGGTATCTTcctgtttgtgtatgtgtcccAGGTGAATTGTTTTGAGGTGTACGAAGAAATGTACAAACCGTCTGTGCGACGCATGACGGTGAGTGCGATGGCGGGGGCACTCATGAGCTTCTGCCTGTATTTCCTCGCTGGTTTGTTTGGTTATTTGCAGTTCGGTAGTGAAGTAAACAGTTCCATCCTGAAGATGTACAACCCACTGACCGACGTAAAGATGGGTGTGGCGTACGTCGGTATTATGTTTAAGATATGCGTGGGATATGGGCTTCACATGTTCCCTTGCCGTGACGCTGTTTACCACGTTATTGGTATAAGCGTGCACACCGTTGCGTGGTGGAAGAACGCCCTGTTCTGTTGTGCAATGGCTGTGGCTTCGCTAATCGCTGGTCTGTTCATCCCTGACATCCGCATGGTGTTTGGGCTCGTGGGTGGTCTCTCAGGTGGTTTCATTGGTTATGTCTTCCCTTCATTAATGTTCATGTATGCTGGTGGTTTTAGTGTAGCAGGCGTGGGATGGGGACACTACCTCGGTGCATATGCCCTTCTTTTTGCAGGCGTCATTGCCATTACATTTGGCACCGTCACAGCGGTTTATGACGTGATTGTGTGA